CTCATATGCATACGGATTTTATTGATTACCGTTTCCTCCAAGTCTTTAACTGCAAACCAAGTTCCTTTTTTTGCGTGTAGAAGTAGAGTTTCATATTCATCTTGGGAGATTACCTGAGCAAGAATCCAAATATAAGGATGACATATGGTATCTAGCCTATCTGACAAACCTGTATGAGAGAACCAGTACATAGCAGGAGGTATATTTTCTGATTCAGGGAAATTCTTAGGACCTAGTTGGATAAATTTATTCATAAAATAAAACGGACAGTGCTTTAAAAGCAGATTCTCCAAATCAGGAAGCTCGATCCCCTCACAGGCCTTTTGCAAACGCTCAAGACCAAACCTCTTTACCTTCTCATCGCGTGCTGTCGATGGAAAAGTAAAATATCCCGAATGCAACCCCGATAAAACAACCCGCAACTCTTGAATCGTTATCCCTTTTTCAATAACCAAATCATAAAGTACTTTAGGAAAATGCTTTCTAATTACATAACGAAAACCTTCTGGTATAGGCAACCTTGAATCTCGTGTTGCACAACGATGCAAAATCAATGCTGAAAGCATTCCAGAGAGAATAAAAGATACCGTTAAACATACAATGATTGCGGGCTGAGTCACCCCGAAAGCAATTAATGTCATGAAAACGGTAGAAAGAAATAAACAACAAATACTGCTAATAAGTAGAGAGTTCTTATATAAGATATCTAAGAAAAGACATATTCTACCATCTTGCTTAACCACTGATGGAATGGGGGGAACACCTATCACAGTCATAGTATCGATCAGAACTGTTGTTTAGCTGCTAAAAAATGTAAATACAATAAGACACGTCTGTCATCTATCCACACACCTCTATTATCCTTAAGCAACGAAAGGGATAAAGGAATAAGGTGCACGAATCTTATTCTATTTCTTGATCTTTCCCACTATCGGAAGGATCATAATCAAGGGTTCTTTTACCCGTACGGCTATCTATAGAATAGCTAGGGGTCTCAGGAACTTGGTTGTATTTTAAAACACGCTTACTTTGTTTATTTACAAACTTCGTGGTCCCGTCAAAGAAACGCCATCGACGATTGTTTTTATTATTCTCATATTCGTTGATCCATTCCTCCCAGGTAATTAGAGCAATAAACGGATCGAATTCCTTATTCTCATCAATATAAGAAGCAATGCTGTAAATCAACCTCGTAGTCACCATACTTCTGGATGATACATCGAACATGGATATAAAATTAATATGCCTACACTCAATCTCTCTGAACAACTGTAACTGCTCCCAACAAACTCCATGCTTACATAAATATAGTAACCATGTGAAACCTAAACCACCAACACATAACTTCAGAGATTCTCTTTGCGTATCGAAGTGCTCTACATCCGCCGTGACTATAAGTGCTTCGATTCGATTACGTAGTTCGCCTCTAACAAAAGTTTCTCGAACTTGATCCCAAGTAGAATTTTTCGCATGTATCAATAACATTTCGTATTCTTCTTGAGTCACTACATTAGCTAATAACCAGACATTAGGATCAAAGACCGTGTTGCAAGTAGAGGAAAATCCGGTTCTAGACACCCAATAAAGTACAGGATCCATATTTTCCGCTTCAGGGAATTCCTTAGGACCTAATTGAATGAATTTATTAACGAAATAAAATGGGCAATTCTTTAAAAGAATCTTCTCTAAATCAGGCAATTCGATCCCCTCACAACCCTTTTGCAAACGCTCAAGACCAAATCTCTCTACCTTCTCCTGACATGCTATCGATGGGAAAGTAAATGTCCCAGAAGATAAACCTAAAATAACAGCACGCAGTTCTTGAAGAGTTAGTCTCTCCTGAACTACCAGATCATAGACAGCTGCTGGAAACTCTTTTTTAATTACTGAACGAAAGCCTGAGGGAAGTGAATGGCGCATATCACCGCGTACTATACGATGAATTGCCAAGGCTAACATTACTCCAGCAACAATGATTGATACTAATAAACAAGCAAGAATTATAGGCTGTGTAAATCCACAGGCAACTATAGCCACCATAGCAATAGCAACCGCGGAACAAAAAATACTAGTTATAATTAAAGTATACTTATGTAGCCTACTCCTTACACAAGGTTGGTTATTGTGTTTAATTATTGAAGATCCATTTAAGCCAGAATGTGAAGATATACTTGATGGGTTCATGGCCCTCTAAATTATTAAAAATAAACAAACTAAAAGACGATTATAGCATTTTTAAAATTAAATATCGAGGGAGAGCCGTTTCCTTCGAATTCTCTCTCCAGTAGACTTATTCATGTCATATCTAAAAACCACAGGAAGTCCCTCATTGTCTAATTCTATAAAGATTTTTTTACCACGCTTGTTTAAAAGATCTATAGTACCATTAAAAGGCTTCCAATCGTCTTTATCTCGATTCTTTTCATATTCTTTAATCCATTCCTCTGATGTCAGCAGAGCAATTCCCGGATCAAAATCCTGAGAATCTTCCTTTAAGCGGGAAGAAGTGACAAATAACAATCGCTGGAGATTCAGACCCCTGAATGAATAATCAAAAGCATTCAATAAATTGATACTTTGACTACTTACCTCATTAAATAACTGTAATTGATTCCAACAGACTCCGTGCTTACATAAGCGTAATAGCCACGGAGAACCGACCATGAGACTAGTTCTTTTCACACCAAGTCCGCTAACATCGTATTCCTTCAAACTATTCTTGACGCGGGATTTTATTTCTTTGGTTAAATTACTGACTTCATTCCAAGTATTATTTTGTGCATGACATAGTAGTGTTTCATACTCTTCCTTAGAAATAACTCTTGCAAGAATCCAAATAAAAGGATGTAACGCTATGTCAGGACTATCCGCCAAACCAGTTGGCGACACCCAATACATTTCAGGGTCCATATTTTCCGCTTCAGGGAATTCCTTAGGACCTAATTGAATGAACTTATTAACAAAATAAAATGGACAATTCTTTAAAAGAATCTTCTCTAAATCAGGCAATTCGATCCCCTCACAACCCTTTTGCAAACGCTCAAGACCAAATCTCTCTACCTTCTCCTGACATGCTATCGATGGGAAAGTAAATGTCCCAGAAGATAAACCTAAAATAANTTTTAATTACTGAACGAAAGCCTGAGGGAAGTGAATGGCGCATATCACCGCGTACTATACGATGAATTGCCAAGGCTAACATTACTCCAGCAACAATGATTGATACTAATAAACAAGCAAGAATTATAGGCTGTGTAAATCCACAAGCTAGCGTAATTGCAAATACCGTGGAAAGGGCTAAACAAAAAACACCTCCTATTAACGCTATATTCTTATATAACTTATTCTTAAAAGAGGCCTGCGCTATCGGCAAAGAAGCGCTGGCATCTGAATGGGGGGGGGCTAGATTCATGATACGATAACTAAATTATAGGGGTAGAAGGCATTATGGATTAAAAAACTTCTTTCCTTTTTCAGAATCTTCTTCCAAAACTCTACTACCAGTATGAGTATTTATATAATATACCGGAGTTATAAAAGATGGTGGATCCTTTAATGTCTTACGGCTGTTCTTACTTAAAAACTTTAAAGTCCTACCGAAAAAGAAATTAGCTCCTTTTATTTGTTCATATTCTCTAATCCATTCTTCCCAAGTAATTAGAGTAATAAACGGATCGAATCCTTCCTTATTCTCATCGATATAGGGAGCAATAACAAGCATTAACCTCATGATATTCAAATTTCTAGCTGCCAAGTCAAATAGAGTAAATAAATTTACGTGTTTGCACTCTATTTCCTTGAACAGTTCCAACTGTTTCCAACAGACTCCGTGTTTACATAATCTTAACAACCACTTTAATATCAGACCTCCCAACAACATATCCCTGTCAATATGAAAACCTTCAACATTTGCAGTTTCTATAAATTTTCTAAGTCGAGGATTTAATTCTTGAGCAATAAAAACCTCGCTAACTTGGTCCCAGGTATTATTTTTTGCATGCATCAATAGCATTTCATACTCTTCCTGAGTGACCACATGAG
This portion of the Chlamydia crocodili genome encodes:
- a CDS encoding DUF1389 domain-containing protein; this translates as MLGLSSGTFTFPSIACQEKVERFGLERLQKGCEGIELPDLEKILLKNCPFYFVNKFIQLGPKEFPEAENMDPEMYWVSPTGLADSPDIALHPFIWILARVISKEEYETLLCHAQNNTWNEVSNLTKEIKSRVKNSLKEYDVSGLGVKRTSLMVGSPWLLRLCKHGVCWNQLQLFNEVSSQSINLLNAFDYSFRGLNLQRLLFVTSSRLKEDSQDFDPGIALLTSEEWIKEYEKNRDKDDWKPFNGTIDLLNKRGKKIFIELDNEGLPVVFRYDMNKSTGERIRRKRLSLDI
- a CDS encoding DUF1389 domain-containing protein, whose translation is MTVIGVPPIPSVVKQDGRICLFLDILYKNSLLISSICCLFLSTVFMTLIAFGVTQPAIIVCLTVSFILSGMLSALILHRCATRDSRLPIPEGFRYVIRKHFPKVLYDLVIEKGITIQELRVVLSGLHSGYFTFPSTARDEKVKRFGLERLQKACEGIELPDLENLLLKHCPFYFMNKFIQLGPKNFPESENIPPAMYWFSHTGLSDRLDTICHPYIWILAQVISQDEYETLLLHAKKGTWFAVKDLEETVINKIRMHMRNIFLDKSWVETERLFTCIKLPWLLYVCKHGVSWGQLKLFKEICYDDVKFLNKINRLGGGMNLMKLAATVAPYINENRKGFDPYITLLTWNEWREDKKHASYDRIVDFLNSHSKNHLTKQLVFKIPCYSYDSITGDRKFKRWLKITS
- a CDS encoding DUF1389 domain-containing protein — its product is MNPSSISSHSGLNGSSIIKHNNQPCVRSRLHKYTLIITSIFCSAVAIAMVAIVACGFTQPIILACLLVSIIVAGVMLALAIHRIVRGDMRHSLPSGFRSVIKKEFPAAVYDLVVQERLTLQELRAVILGLSSGTFTFPSIACQEKVERFGLERLQKGCEGIELPDLEKILLKNCPFYFVNKFIQLGPKEFPEAENMDPVLYWVSRTGFSSTCNTVFDPNVWLLANVVTQEEYEMLLIHAKNSTWDQVRETFVRGELRNRIEALIVTADVEHFDTQRESLKLCVGGLGFTWLLYLCKHGVCWEQLQLFREIECRHINFISMFDVSSRSMVTTRLIYSIASYIDENKEFDPFIALITWEEWINEYENNKNNRRWRFFDGTTKFVNKQSKRVLKYNQVPETPSYSIDSRTGKRTLDYDPSDSGKDQEIE